A single Perognathus longimembris pacificus isolate PPM17 chromosome 17, ASM2315922v1, whole genome shotgun sequence DNA region contains:
- the Coro6 gene encoding coronin-6 isoform X1, which produces MSRRVVRQSKFRHVFGQAAKADQAYEDIRVSKVTWDSSFCAVNPKFLAIIVEAGGGGAFIVLPLAKTGRVDKNYPLVTGHTAPVLDIDWCPHNDNVIASASDDTTIMVWQIPDYTPVRNITEPIITLEGHSKRVGILSWHPTARNVLLSAGGDNVIIIWNVGTGELLLSLEDMHPDLIHSVCWNNNGSLLATTCKDKTLRIIDPRKGQVVAERFAAHEGMRPMRAVFTRQGHIFTTGFTRMSQRELGLWDPNNFEEPVALQEMDTSNGVLLPFYDPDSSIVYLCGKGDSSIRYFEITDEPPFVHYLNTFSSKEPQRGMGFMPKRGLDVSKCEIARFYKLHERKCEPIIMTVPRKSDLFQDDLYPDTPGPEPALEADEWLSGQDAEPVLISLKDGYVPPKHRELRVTKRNVLDVRPPSGPCRSQSASDAPLSQQHTLETLLEEIKALRERVQAQEERITALENMLCELVDGTD; this is translated from the exons ATGAGCCGGCGTGTGGTTCGGCAGAGCAAGTTCCGCCACGTGTTTGGTCAGGCAGCAAAGGCCGACCAGGCCTATGAGGACATCCGAGTGTCCAAGGTCACATGGGACAGCTCCTTCTGTGCTGTGAACCCCAAATTCCTGGCTATTATTGTGGAGGCTGGAGGTGGCGGTGCCTTCATTGTCCTGCCTTTGGCCAAG ACAGGACGAGTGGATAAGAACTACCCACTGGTTACTGGACACACTGCCCCTGTGCTGGACATTGACTGGTGCCCCCACAATGACAACGTTATCGCCAGTGCCTCGGATGACACCACCATCATG GTGTGGCAGATCCCAGACTATACCCCTGTGCGCAACATTACAGAACCGATCATCACACTTGAAGGCCACTCCAAGCGAGTGGGCATCCTCTCCTGGCATCCTACTGCCAGGAACGTCCTGCTTAGTGCAG GTGGTGATAACGTGATCATCATCTGGAATGTGGGCACAGGAGAGCTGCTGCTGAGCCTGGAGGACATGCATCCCGACCTCATCCACAGCGTTTGCTGGAACAACAACGGTAGCCTGCTAGCTACCACCTGCAAGGACAAGACACTGCGCATCATCGATCCTCGGAAGGGCCAAGTGGTGGCG gAGAGGTTTGCGGCCCACGAGGGGATGAGGCCCATGCGGGCTGTCTTCACGCGCCAGGGCCATATCTTCACCACGGGATTCACCCGCATGAGCCAGCGAGAGCTGGGCCTGTGGGACCCG AACAACTTCGAGGAGCCAGTGGCACTGCAGGAGATGGACACGAGCAACGGAGTCCTTCTGCCCTTCTACGATCCAGACTCCAGCATCGTCTACCTGTGTGGCAAG GGTGACAGCAGTATTCGGTACTTCGAAATTACCGACGAACCTCCTTTTGTGCACTACCTGAACACGTTCAGCAGCAAAGAGCCGCAGCGGGGCATGGGTTTCATGCCCAAGCGGGGACTGGATGTCAGCAAGTGCGAGATTGCCCG GTTTTACAAGTTGCACGAACGAAAGTGTGAACCCATCATCATGACCGTGCCCCGCAAG TCAGACCTGTTCCAGGACGATCTATATCCGGACACGCCAGGCCCGGAGCCAGCCTTAGAAGCCGATGAATGGCTCTCAGGCCAAGATGCTGAGCCTGTGCTCATTTCGCTGAAGGATGGCTACGTGCCCCCCAAGCACCGCGAGCTCCGGGTCACCAAGCGCAACGTCCTGGACGTGCGCCCACCCTCTGGTCCCTGCCGTAGCCAATCCGCTAGCGACGCCCCCTTGTCG CAGCAACACACCCTGGAGACGCTGCTGGAGGAGATCAAGGCCCTTCGCGAGCGTGTGCAGGCACAGGAGGAGCGTATCACGGCTTTGGAGAATATGCTATGTGAATTGGTGGATGGCACTGACTAG
- the Coro6 gene encoding coronin-6 isoform X2: MSRRVVRQSKFRHVFGQAAKADQAYEDIRVSKVTWDSSFCAVNPKFLAIIVEAGGGGAFIVLPLAKTGRVDKNYPLVTGHTAPVLDIDWCPHNDNVIASASDDTTIMVWQIPDYTPVRNITEPIITLEGHSKRVGILSWHPTARNVLLSAGGDNVIIIWNVGTGELLLSLEDMHPDLIHSVCWNNNGSLLATTCKDKTLRIIDPRKGQVVAERFAAHEGMRPMRAVFTRQGHIFTTGFTRMSQRELGLWDPNNFEEPVALQEMDTSNGVLLPFYDPDSSIVYLCGKGDSSIRYFEITDEPPFVHYLNTFSSKEPQRGMGFMPKRGLDVSKCEIARFYKLHERKCEPIIMTVPRKSDLFQDDLYPDTPGPEPALEADEWLSGQDAEPVLISLKDGYVPPKHRELRVTKRNVLDVRPPSGPCRSQSASDAPLSQHTLETLLEEIKALRERVQAQEERITALENMLCELVDGTD, encoded by the exons ATGAGCCGGCGTGTGGTTCGGCAGAGCAAGTTCCGCCACGTGTTTGGTCAGGCAGCAAAGGCCGACCAGGCCTATGAGGACATCCGAGTGTCCAAGGTCACATGGGACAGCTCCTTCTGTGCTGTGAACCCCAAATTCCTGGCTATTATTGTGGAGGCTGGAGGTGGCGGTGCCTTCATTGTCCTGCCTTTGGCCAAG ACAGGACGAGTGGATAAGAACTACCCACTGGTTACTGGACACACTGCCCCTGTGCTGGACATTGACTGGTGCCCCCACAATGACAACGTTATCGCCAGTGCCTCGGATGACACCACCATCATG GTGTGGCAGATCCCAGACTATACCCCTGTGCGCAACATTACAGAACCGATCATCACACTTGAAGGCCACTCCAAGCGAGTGGGCATCCTCTCCTGGCATCCTACTGCCAGGAACGTCCTGCTTAGTGCAG GTGGTGATAACGTGATCATCATCTGGAATGTGGGCACAGGAGAGCTGCTGCTGAGCCTGGAGGACATGCATCCCGACCTCATCCACAGCGTTTGCTGGAACAACAACGGTAGCCTGCTAGCTACCACCTGCAAGGACAAGACACTGCGCATCATCGATCCTCGGAAGGGCCAAGTGGTGGCG gAGAGGTTTGCGGCCCACGAGGGGATGAGGCCCATGCGGGCTGTCTTCACGCGCCAGGGCCATATCTTCACCACGGGATTCACCCGCATGAGCCAGCGAGAGCTGGGCCTGTGGGACCCG AACAACTTCGAGGAGCCAGTGGCACTGCAGGAGATGGACACGAGCAACGGAGTCCTTCTGCCCTTCTACGATCCAGACTCCAGCATCGTCTACCTGTGTGGCAAG GGTGACAGCAGTATTCGGTACTTCGAAATTACCGACGAACCTCCTTTTGTGCACTACCTGAACACGTTCAGCAGCAAAGAGCCGCAGCGGGGCATGGGTTTCATGCCCAAGCGGGGACTGGATGTCAGCAAGTGCGAGATTGCCCG GTTTTACAAGTTGCACGAACGAAAGTGTGAACCCATCATCATGACCGTGCCCCGCAAG TCAGACCTGTTCCAGGACGATCTATATCCGGACACGCCAGGCCCGGAGCCAGCCTTAGAAGCCGATGAATGGCTCTCAGGCCAAGATGCTGAGCCTGTGCTCATTTCGCTGAAGGATGGCTACGTGCCCCCCAAGCACCGCGAGCTCCGGGTCACCAAGCGCAACGTCCTGGACGTGCGCCCACCCTCTGGTCCCTGCCGTAGCCAATCCGCTAGCGACGCCCCCTTGTCG CAACACACCCTGGAGACGCTGCTGGAGGAGATCAAGGCCCTTCGCGAGCGTGTGCAGGCACAGGAGGAGCGTATCACGGCTTTGGAGAATATGCTATGTGAATTGGTGGATGGCACTGACTAG
- the Coro6 gene encoding coronin-6 isoform X3, protein MSRRVVRQSKFRHVFGQAAKADQAYEDIRVSKVTWDSSFCAVNPKFLAIIVEAGGGGAFIVLPLAKTGRVDKNYPLVTGHTAPVLDIDWCPHNDNVIASASDDTTIMVWQIPDYTPVRNITEPIITLEGHSKRVGILSWHPTARNVLLSAGGDNVIIIWNVGTGELLLSLEDMHPDLIHSVCWNNNGSLLATTCKDKTLRIIDPRKGQVVANNFEEPVALQEMDTSNGVLLPFYDPDSSIVYLCGKGDSSIRYFEITDEPPFVHYLNTFSSKEPQRGMGFMPKRGLDVSKCEIARFYKLHERKCEPIIMTVPRKSDLFQDDLYPDTPGPEPALEADEWLSGQDAEPVLISLKDGYVPPKHRELRVTKRNVLDVRPPSGPCRSQSASDAPLSQQHTLETLLEEIKALRERVQAQEERITALENMLCELVDGTD, encoded by the exons ATGAGCCGGCGTGTGGTTCGGCAGAGCAAGTTCCGCCACGTGTTTGGTCAGGCAGCAAAGGCCGACCAGGCCTATGAGGACATCCGAGTGTCCAAGGTCACATGGGACAGCTCCTTCTGTGCTGTGAACCCCAAATTCCTGGCTATTATTGTGGAGGCTGGAGGTGGCGGTGCCTTCATTGTCCTGCCTTTGGCCAAG ACAGGACGAGTGGATAAGAACTACCCACTGGTTACTGGACACACTGCCCCTGTGCTGGACATTGACTGGTGCCCCCACAATGACAACGTTATCGCCAGTGCCTCGGATGACACCACCATCATG GTGTGGCAGATCCCAGACTATACCCCTGTGCGCAACATTACAGAACCGATCATCACACTTGAAGGCCACTCCAAGCGAGTGGGCATCCTCTCCTGGCATCCTACTGCCAGGAACGTCCTGCTTAGTGCAG GTGGTGATAACGTGATCATCATCTGGAATGTGGGCACAGGAGAGCTGCTGCTGAGCCTGGAGGACATGCATCCCGACCTCATCCACAGCGTTTGCTGGAACAACAACGGTAGCCTGCTAGCTACCACCTGCAAGGACAAGACACTGCGCATCATCGATCCTCGGAAGGGCCAAGTGGTGGCG AACAACTTCGAGGAGCCAGTGGCACTGCAGGAGATGGACACGAGCAACGGAGTCCTTCTGCCCTTCTACGATCCAGACTCCAGCATCGTCTACCTGTGTGGCAAG GGTGACAGCAGTATTCGGTACTTCGAAATTACCGACGAACCTCCTTTTGTGCACTACCTGAACACGTTCAGCAGCAAAGAGCCGCAGCGGGGCATGGGTTTCATGCCCAAGCGGGGACTGGATGTCAGCAAGTGCGAGATTGCCCG GTTTTACAAGTTGCACGAACGAAAGTGTGAACCCATCATCATGACCGTGCCCCGCAAG TCAGACCTGTTCCAGGACGATCTATATCCGGACACGCCAGGCCCGGAGCCAGCCTTAGAAGCCGATGAATGGCTCTCAGGCCAAGATGCTGAGCCTGTGCTCATTTCGCTGAAGGATGGCTACGTGCCCCCCAAGCACCGCGAGCTCCGGGTCACCAAGCGCAACGTCCTGGACGTGCGCCCACCCTCTGGTCCCTGCCGTAGCCAATCCGCTAGCGACGCCCCCTTGTCG CAGCAACACACCCTGGAGACGCTGCTGGAGGAGATCAAGGCCCTTCGCGAGCGTGTGCAGGCACAGGAGGAGCGTATCACGGCTTTGGAGAATATGCTATGTGAATTGGTGGATGGCACTGACTAG
- the Coro6 gene encoding coronin-6 isoform X4, with product MSRRVVRQSKFRHVFGQAAKADQAYEDIRVSKVTWDSSFCAVNPKFLAIIVEAGGGGAFIVLPLAKTGRVDKNYPLVTGHTAPVLDIDWCPHNDNVIASASDDTTIMVWQIPDYTPVRNITEPIITLEGHSKRVGILSWHPTARNVLLSAGGDNVIIIWNVGTGELLLSLEDMHPDLIHSVCWNNNGSLLATTCKDKTLRIIDPRKGQVVANNFEEPVALQEMDTSNGVLLPFYDPDSSIVYLCGKGDSSIRYFEITDEPPFVHYLNTFSSKEPQRGMGFMPKRGLDVSKCEIARFYKLHERKCEPIIMTVPRKSDLFQDDLYPDTPGPEPALEADEWLSGQDAEPVLISLKDGYVPPKHRELRVTKRNVLDVRPPSGPCRSQSASDAPLSQHTLETLLEEIKALRERVQAQEERITALENMLCELVDGTD from the exons ATGAGCCGGCGTGTGGTTCGGCAGAGCAAGTTCCGCCACGTGTTTGGTCAGGCAGCAAAGGCCGACCAGGCCTATGAGGACATCCGAGTGTCCAAGGTCACATGGGACAGCTCCTTCTGTGCTGTGAACCCCAAATTCCTGGCTATTATTGTGGAGGCTGGAGGTGGCGGTGCCTTCATTGTCCTGCCTTTGGCCAAG ACAGGACGAGTGGATAAGAACTACCCACTGGTTACTGGACACACTGCCCCTGTGCTGGACATTGACTGGTGCCCCCACAATGACAACGTTATCGCCAGTGCCTCGGATGACACCACCATCATG GTGTGGCAGATCCCAGACTATACCCCTGTGCGCAACATTACAGAACCGATCATCACACTTGAAGGCCACTCCAAGCGAGTGGGCATCCTCTCCTGGCATCCTACTGCCAGGAACGTCCTGCTTAGTGCAG GTGGTGATAACGTGATCATCATCTGGAATGTGGGCACAGGAGAGCTGCTGCTGAGCCTGGAGGACATGCATCCCGACCTCATCCACAGCGTTTGCTGGAACAACAACGGTAGCCTGCTAGCTACCACCTGCAAGGACAAGACACTGCGCATCATCGATCCTCGGAAGGGCCAAGTGGTGGCG AACAACTTCGAGGAGCCAGTGGCACTGCAGGAGATGGACACGAGCAACGGAGTCCTTCTGCCCTTCTACGATCCAGACTCCAGCATCGTCTACCTGTGTGGCAAG GGTGACAGCAGTATTCGGTACTTCGAAATTACCGACGAACCTCCTTTTGTGCACTACCTGAACACGTTCAGCAGCAAAGAGCCGCAGCGGGGCATGGGTTTCATGCCCAAGCGGGGACTGGATGTCAGCAAGTGCGAGATTGCCCG GTTTTACAAGTTGCACGAACGAAAGTGTGAACCCATCATCATGACCGTGCCCCGCAAG TCAGACCTGTTCCAGGACGATCTATATCCGGACACGCCAGGCCCGGAGCCAGCCTTAGAAGCCGATGAATGGCTCTCAGGCCAAGATGCTGAGCCTGTGCTCATTTCGCTGAAGGATGGCTACGTGCCCCCCAAGCACCGCGAGCTCCGGGTCACCAAGCGCAACGTCCTGGACGTGCGCCCACCCTCTGGTCCCTGCCGTAGCCAATCCGCTAGCGACGCCCCCTTGTCG CAACACACCCTGGAGACGCTGCTGGAGGAGATCAAGGCCCTTCGCGAGCGTGTGCAGGCACAGGAGGAGCGTATCACGGCTTTGGAGAATATGCTATGTGAATTGGTGGATGGCACTGACTAG
- the Ankrd13b gene encoding ankyrin repeat domain-containing protein 13B produces the protein MIPANASARKGPEGKYPLHYLVWHNRHRELEKEVRAGQVDIEQLDPRGRTPLHLATTLGHLECARVLLAHGADVGRENRSGWTVLQEAVSTRDLELVQLVLRYRDYQRVVKRLAGIPVLLEKLRKAQDFYVEMKWEFTSWVPLVSKICPSDTYKVWKSGQNLRVDTTLLGFDHMTWQRGNRSFIFRGQDTSAVVMEIDHDRRVVYTETLALAGQDRELLLAAAQPTEEQVLSRLTAPVVTTQLDTKNISFERNKTGILGWRSEKTEIVNGYEAKVYGASNVELITRTRTEHLSEQHKGKVKGCKTPLQSFLGIAEQHGGPQNGTLITQTLSQANPTAITAEEYFNPNFELGNRDMGRPMELTTKTQKFKAKLWLCEEHPLSLCEQVAPIIDLMAVSNALFAKLRDFITLRLPPGFPVKIEIPIFHILNARITFGNLNGCDEPVPSVRGSPSSETPSPGSDSSSVSSSSSTTSCRSCEISPALFEAPRGYSVLGGQREATTRDDDDDLLQFAIQQSLLEAGSEYDQVTIWEALTNSKPGTHPMSYEGRRQDRSAPPTPQRQPVPPAPAPSPRPSPGPGPGRVFRSYDEQLRLAMELSAQEQEERRRRARLEEEELERILRLSLTEQ, from the exons GTGGACATTGAGCAGCTGGATCCCCGTGGCCGGACTCCCCTGCACCTGGCCACCACACTGGGGCACCTGGAATGTGCCCGGGTGCTCCTGGCACATGGCGCAGATGTGGGCAGGGAGAATCGCAGTGGCTGGACAG TGCTGCAGGAGGCTGTGAGTACCCGGGACTTGGAGCTGGTGCAGTTGGTGCTGCGGTACCGGGACTACCAGCGGGTGGTGAAGCGGCTCGCAGGCATCCCTGTGCTCCTGGAGAAGCTGCGCAAG GCTCAGGACTTCTACGTGGAGATGAAGTGGGAGTTCACTAGCTGGG TCCCCCTGGTGTCCAAGATCTGCCCTAGCGACACTTACAAAGTATGGAAGAGTGGGCAGAACTTGAGGGTAGACACTACGCTACTGGGCTTTGACCACATGACATGGCAGCGAGGGAACCGAAGCTTCATCTTTAGGGGTCAAG ACACAAGTGCCGTAGTCATGGAGATTGACCACGACCGCCGGGTAGTATACACAGAGACATTGGCACTGGCGGGCCAAGACCGGGAGTTGCTGCTGGCGGCTGCCCAGCCTACAGAGGAGCAGGTGCTGAGCCGCCTCACCGCACCTGTCGTTACTACGCAGCTTGACACCAAAAACATCTCCTTTGAGAG GAACAAGACTGGCATCCTGGGCTGGCGCAGTGAGAAGACAGAGATAGTGAATGGGTATGAAGCCAAG GTATATGGGGCCTCcaatgtagagctcatcacacgGACTCGGACAGAGCATCTTTCAGAACAGCACAAGGGCAAGGTCAAAG GCTGTAAGACACCTCTGCAGTCTTTCCTGGGAATTGCTGAGCAGCATGGTGGCCCTCAAAATGGG ACCTTGATTACTCAGACCCTGAGCCAAGCCAACCCCACTGCCATCACTGCAGAAGAATACTTCAATCCCAACTTCGAGCTTGGCAACCGCGACATGGGCCGTCCCATGGAACTGACCACCAAGACACAAAA GTTCAAGGCTAAGCTGTGGCTGTGTGAGGAGCACCCCCTGTCCCTGTGTGAGCAGGTGGCCCCCATCATTGACCTCATGGCTGTTAGCAATGCACTTTTTGCCAAGCTCCGGGACTTCATCACCCTGCGTCTGCCTCCTGGCTTCCCAGTCAAGATTG AAATTCCAATCTTCCACATCCTCAATGCCCGCATCACCTTTGGGAACCTTAATGGCTGCGACGAGCCTGTGCCTTCCGTCCGAGGCAGCCCCAGCAGTGAGACCCCCTCCCCAGGCAGCGACTCCTCCAGTGTCAGCAGTTCCAGCTCTACAA CCTCATGCCGCAGCTGTGAGATCTCCCCAGCCTTGTTTGAGGCGCCACGCGGCTACAGTGTGCTGGGTGGCCAGCGAGAGGCAACGACCCGGGACGATGACGACGACCTGCTGCAGTTCGCCATCCAGCAGAGCCTGCTTGAGGCGGGCAGTGAGTATGACCAG GTCACAATCTGGGAGGCGCTAACCAACAGCAAGCCAGGCACCCACCCTATGTCCTATGAGGGTCGCCGACAGGACAG GAGCGCCCCGCCAACGCCGCAGCGACAGCCtgtgcccccagccccagcccccagcccaagGCCCAGTCCTGGCCCCGGCCCTGGCCGCGTGTTCCGGAGTTACGACGAGCAACTGCGGCTGGCCATGGAGCTGTCTgcgcaggagcaggaggagcggcggcggcgtgcgcgcctggaggaggaggagctggagcgcATTCTGCGGCTCTCGCTGACCGAACAGTAG